The following coding sequences are from one Lolium rigidum isolate FL_2022 chromosome 6, APGP_CSIRO_Lrig_0.1, whole genome shotgun sequence window:
- the LOC124662067 gene encoding uncharacterized protein LOC124662067 isoform X1, with amino-acid sequence MEMTPEQMYGQSLYVPANGNPYTYGYADVGSPMDWYNHHNSLGLGYDAQGVYYPAFNTDGTQCVYYATSDNGSIHPSYSPYHIDPSFMVDGSFPPQEYVADSDPTCQIIPSPYYIPAVLPYAQDGVLGNTATPLHPSSVAFIPSMPVYAATSTNHLLPSVAPVAPKSDLVVNPPVQSTIVSSKQFQNHAVLPMVQLQNPLPVKQELANGLMASAKPPHTSQASTDMIDRPMPTVKHLPAAKLSGNNRFACVGSDPQKWAAAEKFQPTSKPSGHLNAHAIVAKSYTSKLAVANSDGTILIRPEQYNGSDVRVDYPYAKFFVIKSIGEADVHKSIKYGVWSSSSSGNGKLDCAFRDADKIARRNNTKCPVYLFFSVNGSGHFCGMAEMVGPVDFHKDMDFWCQDKWTGCFPVRWHIIKDVPNYTLQHILLQNNENKPVTHSRDTQEIPYIPGISMVKILKDIKVKECLFDDFMRYEEDEARIKQHRWSKLSHNAPDFVPVSQRRRDASEAPQPKLGSVLIDRTSEIQNVSDKPQECNGTKHQDPCADAAEKQVGGEAGKENGHQESRCTGKQGNEKAPKSLASQPQTSTLKTSLDGKQQYWKKVESPRVNPDGAAVQGSSKVAEKHVNGVNASSAVVALETPDEETISTKVGSLTISGKARKAEDESRLVDVVTIGSLPIRVSKSVE; translated from the exons ATGGAAATGACCCCTGAACAAATGTATGGACAAAGCCTTTATGTCCCTGCTAATGGAAATCCCTATACATATGGTTATGCAG ATGTTGGATCACCTATGGATTGGTATAACCATCACAACTCTTTAGGATTAGGATATGATGCTCAAGGTGTTTATTATCCG GCTTTCAATACCGATGGCACACAGTGTGTTTACTATGCAACCTCTGACAATGGATCTATCCATCCTTCCTACAGCCCTTACCATATAGATCCTTCTTTCATGGTTGATGGCTCTTTTCCGCCACAAGAATATGTTGCTGATTCTGACCCTACATGCCAAATAATTCCCTCACCATATTACATTCCAGCCGTTCTTCCTTATGCACAAGATGGTGTCCTGGGAAACACAGCAACACCCCTCCACCCATCCAGTGTTGCGTTTATTCCAAGCATGCCAGTTTATGCTGCAacttccacaaatcatttattgccTTCAGTTGCACCTGTTGCCCCCAAAAGCGATCTTGTCGTGAATCCACCTGTACAGTCTACCATTGTCTCGTCAAAGCAGTTTCAGAACCATGCAGTGCTACCAATGGTTCAATTGCAGAATCCACTTCCAGTGAAGCAAGAGCTGGCAAATGGGTTGATGGCGTCTGCTAAACCTCCTCATACTTCACAG GCATCTACTGATATGATCGATAGACCAATGCCTACTGTAAAGCATTTACCAGCGGCAAAATTATCTGGAAATAACCGTTTTGCATGTGTTGGATCTGATCCTCAGAAGTGGGCTGCTGCTGAGAAATTCCAGCCGACTTCAAAGCCGAGTGGCCATCTTAATGCACATGCCATAGTTGCGAAATCCTACACATCAAAGCTCGCTGTTGCCAATTCAGATGGGACAATCCTTATAAGACCTGAACAATATAATGGCAGCGATGTACGAGTGGACTATCCATATGCAAAATTCTTCGTTATCAAGTCAATTGGTGAGGCTGATGTCCACAAATCAATCAAGTATGGTGTATGGTCAAGTTCCTCCAGTGGAAACGGCAAGCTGGACTGTGCATTCAGGGATGCTGACAAAATagctaggaggaataatacaaagTGTCCAGTTTATCTGTTCTTCTCT gtgaatggtagtgggcacttctGTGGCATGGCTGAGATGGTTGGTCCGGTCGATTTTCATAAGGACATGGACTTCTGGTGCCAGGATAAATGGACGGGTTGCTTTCCTGTAAGATGGCACATCATCAAAGACGTACCTAACTATACCTTGCAGCATATCTTGCTTCAGAACAATGAGAATAAGCCCGTCACACACAGCAGAGATACCCAAGAA ATACCGTACATTCCTGGAATATCTATGGTCAAGATCTTGAAGGATATCAAAGTGAAGGAGTGTCTGTTTGATGATTTTATGAGATACGAGGAAGATGAAGCAAGAATTAAGCAGCACCGATGGTCTAAGTTGAGCCACAATGCTCCAGATTTTGTGCCAGTCTCACAGCGTAGGAGGGATGCGTCTGAGGCTCCGCAGCCAAAATTGGGAAGCGTTCTGATAGACAGAACGTCAGAGATACAGAATGTGTCGGATAAACCACAGGAGTGTAATGGGACCAAACATCAGGATCCATGTGCAGATGCTGCTGAAAAACAAGTTGGTGGCGAGGCTGGGAAAGAGAATGGACATCAAGAAAGCCGCTGTACCGGTAAACAGGGTAACGAAAAAGCCCCAAAGTCTTTAGCTAGCCAGCCACAGACTTCAACATTGAAGACAAGTTTGGATGGGAAGCAACAATACTGGAAGAAGGTGGAATCCCCTAGAGTGAATCCTGATGGTGCTGCTGTACAGGGATCATCAAAAGTAGCTGAAAAACATGTAAACGGAGTCAACGCTAGCTCAGCAGTTGTTGCTTTGGAGACACCTGATGAAGAAACAATTTCTACGAAAGTTGGTTCTCTTACAATCAGTGGCAAGGCAAGGAAGGCTGAAGATGAGAGTCGCTTGGTTGATGTTGTGACCATTGGCTCGTTGCCAATCCGTGTCAGCAAATCTGTTGAGTAG
- the LOC124662067 gene encoding uncharacterized protein LOC124662067 isoform X2 has protein sequence MEMTPEQMYGQSLYVPANGNPYTYGYADVGSPMDWYNHHNSLGLGYDAQGVYYPAFNTDGTQCVYYATSDNGSIHPSYSPYHIDPSFMVDGSFPPQEYVADSDPTCQIIPSPYYIPAVLPYAQDGVLGNTATPLHPSSVAFIPSMPVYAATSTNHLLPSVAPVAPKSDLVVNPPVQSTIVSSKQFQNHAVLPMVQLQNPLPVKQELANGLMASAKPPHTSQKWAAAEKFQPTSKPSGHLNAHAIVAKSYTSKLAVANSDGTILIRPEQYNGSDVRVDYPYAKFFVIKSIGEADVHKSIKYGVWSSSSSGNGKLDCAFRDADKIARRNNTKCPVYLFFSVNGSGHFCGMAEMVGPVDFHKDMDFWCQDKWTGCFPVRWHIIKDVPNYTLQHILLQNNENKPVTHSRDTQEIPYIPGISMVKILKDIKVKECLFDDFMRYEEDEARIKQHRWSKLSHNAPDFVPVSQRRRDASEAPQPKLGSVLIDRTSEIQNVSDKPQECNGTKHQDPCADAAEKQVGGEAGKENGHQESRCTGKQGNEKAPKSLASQPQTSTLKTSLDGKQQYWKKVESPRVNPDGAAVQGSSKVAEKHVNGVNASSAVVALETPDEETISTKVGSLTISGKARKAEDESRLVDVVTIGSLPIRVSKSVE, from the exons ATGGAAATGACCCCTGAACAAATGTATGGACAAAGCCTTTATGTCCCTGCTAATGGAAATCCCTATACATATGGTTATGCAG ATGTTGGATCACCTATGGATTGGTATAACCATCACAACTCTTTAGGATTAGGATATGATGCTCAAGGTGTTTATTATCCG GCTTTCAATACCGATGGCACACAGTGTGTTTACTATGCAACCTCTGACAATGGATCTATCCATCCTTCCTACAGCCCTTACCATATAGATCCTTCTTTCATGGTTGATGGCTCTTTTCCGCCACAAGAATATGTTGCTGATTCTGACCCTACATGCCAAATAATTCCCTCACCATATTACATTCCAGCCGTTCTTCCTTATGCACAAGATGGTGTCCTGGGAAACACAGCAACACCCCTCCACCCATCCAGTGTTGCGTTTATTCCAAGCATGCCAGTTTATGCTGCAacttccacaaatcatttattgccTTCAGTTGCACCTGTTGCCCCCAAAAGCGATCTTGTCGTGAATCCACCTGTACAGTCTACCATTGTCTCGTCAAAGCAGTTTCAGAACCATGCAGTGCTACCAATGGTTCAATTGCAGAATCCACTTCCAGTGAAGCAAGAGCTGGCAAATGGGTTGATGGCGTCTGCTAAACCTCCTCATACTTCACAG AAGTGGGCTGCTGCTGAGAAATTCCAGCCGACTTCAAAGCCGAGTGGCCATCTTAATGCACATGCCATAGTTGCGAAATCCTACACATCAAAGCTCGCTGTTGCCAATTCAGATGGGACAATCCTTATAAGACCTGAACAATATAATGGCAGCGATGTACGAGTGGACTATCCATATGCAAAATTCTTCGTTATCAAGTCAATTGGTGAGGCTGATGTCCACAAATCAATCAAGTATGGTGTATGGTCAAGTTCCTCCAGTGGAAACGGCAAGCTGGACTGTGCATTCAGGGATGCTGACAAAATagctaggaggaataatacaaagTGTCCAGTTTATCTGTTCTTCTCT gtgaatggtagtgggcacttctGTGGCATGGCTGAGATGGTTGGTCCGGTCGATTTTCATAAGGACATGGACTTCTGGTGCCAGGATAAATGGACGGGTTGCTTTCCTGTAAGATGGCACATCATCAAAGACGTACCTAACTATACCTTGCAGCATATCTTGCTTCAGAACAATGAGAATAAGCCCGTCACACACAGCAGAGATACCCAAGAA ATACCGTACATTCCTGGAATATCTATGGTCAAGATCTTGAAGGATATCAAAGTGAAGGAGTGTCTGTTTGATGATTTTATGAGATACGAGGAAGATGAAGCAAGAATTAAGCAGCACCGATGGTCTAAGTTGAGCCACAATGCTCCAGATTTTGTGCCAGTCTCACAGCGTAGGAGGGATGCGTCTGAGGCTCCGCAGCCAAAATTGGGAAGCGTTCTGATAGACAGAACGTCAGAGATACAGAATGTGTCGGATAAACCACAGGAGTGTAATGGGACCAAACATCAGGATCCATGTGCAGATGCTGCTGAAAAACAAGTTGGTGGCGAGGCTGGGAAAGAGAATGGACATCAAGAAAGCCGCTGTACCGGTAAACAGGGTAACGAAAAAGCCCCAAAGTCTTTAGCTAGCCAGCCACAGACTTCAACATTGAAGACAAGTTTGGATGGGAAGCAACAATACTGGAAGAAGGTGGAATCCCCTAGAGTGAATCCTGATGGTGCTGCTGTACAGGGATCATCAAAAGTAGCTGAAAAACATGTAAACGGAGTCAACGCTAGCTCAGCAGTTGTTGCTTTGGAGACACCTGATGAAGAAACAATTTCTACGAAAGTTGGTTCTCTTACAATCAGTGGCAAGGCAAGGAAGGCTGAAGATGAGAGTCGCTTGGTTGATGTTGTGACCATTGGCTCGTTGCCAATCCGTGTCAGCAAATCTGTTGAGTAG